GCAAAAACCAGCAGTTTTTTCCAAGGCTTTCAACATTCCGTTGAATTCATCGCCCCAAAGAGCACTGTTGGGACAACTTTTTCCCATATTGTGAAGGACAATCAGATAATCCTTATCCCCAAATAAACTTGATAGCCTGACCTGATTACCCTCATTGTCCATAAGAACATAATCTTCAATCACCTTTGGTTTTTCCTTCGTTTCTGTCCCCATGAATTTTTCCTTTTTTTCATCAAATCACTTTTTCCAGCTTGTCAAAACTTCCCGTCCACCCAAATTCATGTCCTTGACGTGACTTTTCGCTAGGCAAGAACTCATGTGTTAACGTTAATTCAGTGGAACCGCCAAGGTCCTTAAAATCTAAGCTAACCAAGGTTTCACAATCTTCATCCTCACTTCCCTTACATGACTGTCCCTCCAATATCCATGAATAGACAAGCCGTTCAGGAAACTTAATCTCCCGAAATGCACCCTGATGGGATACTATCTTCCCATCGGGAAGTTTCATTTCAAACCGGTATTTTCCCCCAATTTTAAGGTCAACTTCGGCTAACACCGTTTGAACCTCTTCAGGCCCAAACCATTCCTTTAACATTTCTGGATCGGTCCAAGCCTTGAATACCTTTTCCCTGGAAGCGGAGAAG
This DNA window, taken from Nitrospiria bacterium, encodes the following:
- a CDS encoding SRPBCC domain-containing protein — its product is MTTKNTRAETILQLKRTFSASREKVFKAWTDPEMLKEWFGPEEVQTVLAEVDLKIGGKYRFEMKLPDGKIVSHQGAFREIKFPERLVYSWILEGQSCKGSEDEDCETLVSLDFKDLGGSTELTLTHEFLPSEKSRQGHEFGWTGSFDKLEKVI